The Sporocytophaga myxococcoides genome includes a window with the following:
- the yiaA gene encoding inner membrane protein YiaA gives MNQKPSNAFIAASWIALGAGMFGYLIGLWRAEMLLNEKGYYFTVLMFGLFSVISVQKSVRDKLEGVPVTDLYYGLSWFATLLSIVLLVVGLWNAVLLPSEKGFYAFAFLLAIFGAITVQKNTRDVQASNKAA, from the coding sequence ATGAATCAAAAACCTTCAAATGCATTTATTGCAGCTTCCTGGATAGCTTTAGGCGCAGGAATGTTTGGCTATTTAATTGGTCTGTGGAGAGCTGAAATGCTACTTAATGAAAAAGGATATTATTTTACAGTACTAATGTTTGGTTTGTTTTCAGTAATATCAGTACAGAAAAGTGTGAGAGACAAGCTGGAAGGCGTTCCTGTAACGGATCTGTATTATGGATTAAGCTGGTTTGCAACCTTATTGTCAATAGTATTGCTGGTTGTAGGACTTTGGAATGCTGTGTTATTGCCTAGCGAAAAGGGCTTTTACGCTTTTGCATTTCTGTTAGCGATTTTCGGAGCAATAACAGTACAGAAAAACACTAGGGACGTTCAGGCATCCAACAAGGCCGCATAA
- a CDS encoding TolC family protein: protein MSLQVKFLLWGGLFLLYRLGYSQKSISPDSAIQIALINHPQIKVSNLQVEQQQLLKGSTLQFYNTELLFEAPQGDELRPGILQAIDFPTVYMQQYKTQQANVNLMKADRAVNTNLIKYNVRNTYISYQYWRERFQILKNQDSILRGLLKINEVRYNVGQISILEKISGEAKYKGIELQLLQASAEFRNSRKQFLLAIGTPEDTSIVPDRTIEKFPPLILNTSSTENITNNPVYHYYQRQQDLSKRLLKLERARRMPGLIVGYLNQGDEHTSFKYRLRFGVTLPIFYWGYHSRIKAANKGIEIAENQLILGKYKLNGEYVQAVSRYRQFTQELNYYESAGLLEAAQTLKSASESYRLGSITYYVYLLNIEQAFSIELNHLEALKNYNQSITHLNYLLGDI, encoded by the coding sequence ATGAGTTTACAAGTAAAATTTCTCCTTTGGGGAGGGTTATTCCTGCTTTACAGGCTTGGCTACAGCCAAAAAAGTATTTCCCCGGATTCTGCTATCCAGATAGCATTGATTAATCACCCCCAAATAAAAGTCTCCAATCTTCAGGTTGAGCAACAACAACTTTTAAAAGGAAGTACCCTTCAGTTTTACAATACTGAATTGCTGTTTGAGGCTCCCCAAGGAGATGAACTAAGGCCAGGCATACTTCAGGCTATTGACTTTCCTACTGTTTATATGCAGCAGTATAAAACACAGCAGGCAAATGTTAACCTGATGAAAGCTGACAGGGCTGTTAATACAAACCTGATAAAGTATAATGTCCGAAACACATATATTAGCTATCAATACTGGAGAGAGCGATTTCAAATACTTAAGAATCAAGATTCCATTTTGCGAGGACTATTGAAGATCAATGAGGTAAGATACAATGTGGGTCAAATTAGTATACTCGAGAAAATAAGCGGAGAAGCAAAGTATAAAGGAATTGAACTTCAGCTATTGCAAGCTTCTGCGGAATTCAGAAATTCAAGAAAACAATTTTTACTTGCCATTGGTACTCCGGAAGATACTTCTATTGTTCCGGATAGAACCATAGAAAAATTTCCCCCTCTTATTCTTAACACCTCCTCAACGGAAAACATAACCAACAATCCTGTATATCACTACTATCAAAGACAACAGGACCTGAGTAAAAGGCTTTTAAAACTTGAAAGAGCCAGAAGAATGCCTGGATTGATTGTAGGTTATTTAAATCAGGGGGATGAACACACTTCATTTAAATACAGATTGAGATTTGGCGTTACCTTACCTATATTTTACTGGGGATATCATTCCAGAATAAAAGCAGCGAACAAAGGCATTGAAATAGCAGAAAATCAGTTGATACTTGGCAAGTACAAACTTAACGGAGAATATGTACAGGCAGTAAGCAGGTATAGACAATTTACCCAGGAGTTAAACTACTATGAATCCGCTGGCCTTCTGGAAGCTGCCCAGACATTAAAGTCCGCTTCAGAGAGCTATAGACTTGGAAGTATAACATATTATGTATACTTATTAAATATCGAACAAGCATTCTCAATAGAGCTCAATCATCTTGAAGCGCTGAAAAACTACAACCAGTCCATTACTCACCTTAATTATCTTTTAGGAGACATTTAA
- a CDS encoding alpha/beta hydrolase, which produces MHQNNIVYRGKKLEEAGKVLIMLHGRGASAEDILSLSSYFKLDNDFAIIAPQATNHTWYPYSFLAEPSQNEPFLSSSIDLLNGVVNDIVLKGIAKDKIYFLGFSQGACLTLEFVARNATRWGGAIAFTGGLIGDKLYPDKYKGDFAGTPIFIGTSDPDFHVPVQRVQDSTSLLTKLNANVKEIVYKDMGHTIIQEEIDWAKKWVLNNAQNV; this is translated from the coding sequence ATGCATCAGAATAATATTGTATATAGGGGCAAAAAACTTGAAGAGGCAGGGAAAGTGCTTATTATGTTGCACGGAAGAGGGGCATCAGCAGAAGATATCCTTTCCCTGTCTTCTTATTTTAAACTGGATAATGATTTTGCAATTATAGCTCCTCAGGCAACTAATCACACCTGGTATCCTTATTCTTTTCTCGCAGAGCCCTCTCAAAATGAGCCGTTCCTGTCATCTTCGATCGATTTATTGAATGGGGTAGTAAATGATATAGTTTTGAAGGGAATAGCGAAGGATAAAATTTATTTCCTAGGCTTTTCACAAGGGGCTTGTCTTACTTTGGAATTTGTTGCCAGAAATGCAACCAGATGGGGCGGAGCCATTGCATTTACAGGAGGTCTGATTGGTGATAAGTTGTATCCCGATAAATATAAAGGCGATTTTGCAGGTACTCCAATCTTTATAGGTACAAGTGATCCTGATTTTCACGTACCCGTTCAAAGGGTGCAAGACAGTACTTCTTTACTTACAAAATTGAATGCAAATGTTAAAGAAATTGTATATAAAGACATGGGGCATACTATTATTCAGGAAGAGATAGACTGGGCCAAAAAATGGGTTTTAAATAATGCTCAAAATGTTTAG
- a CDS encoding pirin family protein codes for MKYLILYFLSALVLNANAQTKPEGQFKYVLHKANTRGTSEIAWLLSYHTFSFSDYYDPERMNFGALRVLNDDRIDGGKGFGTHPHNNMEIITIPLEGTVEHKDNMKNRGLINAGDVQIMSAGTGITHSEYNYSKSEPLKLLQIWVFPNQQNVKPRYQQKNGILKNQPDNTLVKVVSPTDTNALFLYQNAVFSVGKFKKNYKLNYSLAFKGNGVYAFIIKGKARINGIDLDVRDGLGVWNTEKISIEASEDLQILLMDVPMID; via the coding sequence ATGAAATACTTGATTTTATACTTTCTGTCCGCATTGGTTTTAAATGCTAATGCTCAGACAAAACCTGAAGGTCAATTTAAATACGTTCTTCATAAAGCTAATACCAGGGGAACTTCTGAAATAGCCTGGCTGCTCAGTTATCATACATTTTCCTTCAGTGATTATTATGACCCTGAAAGAATGAATTTTGGCGCACTCAGAGTTTTGAATGATGACAGAATAGACGGTGGAAAAGGATTTGGAACACATCCTCATAATAATATGGAGATCATAACCATTCCTTTGGAGGGAACTGTTGAACATAAAGACAATATGAAAAACAGAGGCCTCATCAATGCAGGGGATGTACAAATAATGTCTGCTGGAACAGGTATTACGCATTCTGAATATAACTATTCTAAATCTGAACCTCTAAAACTCCTTCAGATCTGGGTATTCCCTAATCAACAGAATGTTAAGCCAAGGTATCAGCAGAAAAATGGTATTTTAAAAAATCAGCCTGATAATACCTTGGTAAAAGTAGTTTCTCCTACAGATACCAACGCACTTTTTCTTTATCAAAATGCTGTATTCTCTGTCGGGAAGTTTAAAAAGAATTATAAGTTGAACTATTCTTTGGCTTTTAAAGGGAATGGCGTATATGCTTTCATCATTAAAGGAAAAGCAAGAATAAATGGTATAGATCTGGATGTAAGAGATGGGCTTGGTGTCTGGAATACTGAAAAGATTTCCATAGAGGCTTCTGAAGATCTTCAGATTTTATTGATGGATGTTCCAATGATTGATTAA
- a CDS encoding ring-cleaving dioxygenase, with protein sequence MKDTILGLHHITAIAGSAQINLDFYTKVLGLKLIKKTVNFDDPGTYHFYFGDQIGTPGSILTFFPWEGITPGRRGTGMATEIGYAVPEGSLEFWVKRFESHNVTYNKPSERFGEKYLTFLDPDGLKLELYEATDSRTPYVSGDIAENVATRGFHNVTLTLSSIKDTAAVLTDIFGFKLDAENINRFRFKTDTVENANIVDLVEAMGEGRGHVAGGTVHHVAFRVKDEETLMKYRDIVEGKGFNITPKIDRNYFYSLYFREPGGVLFEIATDNPGFAVDEDVNELGKNLKLPAQYESKRSQIEKVLPKLVEA encoded by the coding sequence ATGAAAGACACTATATTAGGTTTACATCATATAACTGCAATTGCAGGTTCTGCACAAATCAATCTTGACTTTTATACAAAAGTATTAGGTCTCAAACTAATAAAAAAGACTGTGAACTTTGACGATCCTGGCACTTACCATTTTTATTTTGGTGATCAGATTGGTACTCCGGGTTCTATTCTGACTTTCTTTCCCTGGGAAGGTATAACTCCTGGAAGAAGAGGTACCGGAATGGCCACTGAAATAGGTTATGCTGTTCCGGAAGGTAGTCTTGAATTCTGGGTTAAAAGGTTTGAAAGCCATAATGTTACTTATAATAAGCCGTCAGAAAGATTTGGAGAAAAGTATCTGACCTTTCTTGATCCCGATGGATTAAAGCTTGAATTGTATGAAGCAACTGATAGCCGGACGCCTTATGTATCAGGTGATATTGCGGAAAATGTAGCAACAAGAGGGTTTCATAATGTTACGCTGACTCTAAGCTCAATCAAAGATACCGCTGCGGTATTAACTGATATTTTCGGTTTCAAATTAGATGCTGAAAATATAAATCGTTTCAGATTTAAGACAGATACAGTAGAAAACGCCAATATAGTAGATCTGGTAGAAGCTATGGGAGAAGGTCGTGGTCATGTTGCTGGTGGTACTGTTCACCATGTGGCCTTTAGAGTAAAGGATGAAGAAACATTGATGAAATACAGAGATATCGTAGAAGGTAAAGGTTTTAATATTACTCCTAAGATTGACAGGAATTATTTCTATTCCCTGTACTTCAGAGAGCCAGGTGGGGTTTTGTTTGAAATAGCAACAGATAATCCGGGTTTTGCAGTGGATGAAGATGTGAATGAATTAGGAAAAAACTTGAAACTTCCAGCTCAATACGAATCTAAAAGAAGTCAGATTGAAAAAGTTTTGCCTAAACTTGTAGAAGCTTAA
- a CDS encoding efflux RND transporter permease subunit, with translation MIEKIISFSVRNYIVVLVLTLILILWGSYSLSELPVDAVPDVTSNQVDVITNSPSLASLEIEKFITAPIEMAMSNIPGLIEMRSTSKFGLSVVKLVFTDNTDVYWARQQVFERIQAVQAEIPEELGKPYMGPVSTGLGEVFQYVVRPENPKDKSFSLMEIRTLQDWNIRKQLLGIPGIAEVSGFGGYKKEYQAKIKPDRMKALGVSIDELFDALSRGNSNTGGAYIEKNNKAFTIRGIGLATTLEEIGKSVVKNNVGAPVLIRDVAEVDYGNSIRYGAMTMNGNGEVVGGIIMMMKGENGSEVIARIKSRMKQIEASLPEGLIIEPFIDREKLVSKAIKTVYTNLIEGAIIVVLVILFFLGNWRASLLAASVIPLSMLFAFGLMKEFGVVGNLMSLGAIDFGLLVDPAIIVVEAAVLHLSLKMAGRQTQKMRYAERQEIVINAATDVKKSVVFGGLIILIVYFPILTLTGIEGKMFTPMAKTVSFAIIGALLLSITYVPMMSALIIKPSSHEDHGISQKLIDAIYNFLRKILVWGMEKKAAIVGFALAVLGAGIFGFAIIGGEFIPKLQEGDLVIEVNLPVGTSLSESLKLSDKIQAELLREFPEEIERIVSKIGTSEVPVDPMPLEAQEIVVVLKDKEHWEKAKTQEDLADLVSDVMQKFPGIVVSIQQPIENRVNELMSGARTDVVVKVFGPDLDTLVNKSNQIISIIKEVEGATDVQENKIYGLPQINIKYNRDHMAYYGVTVSQINRAIQTAFAGGIAGIIYENNKRFDLSVRLSSDERSKTENIHNLLISDRDGNPLPLQHLAEISEDVGPSEIGHENLQRKSNIGFNVRGRDLASVVSDVRNRINNEIFIPQGYTVEYGGEFENFERAKNRLSIVVPIALLIIFILLFISFNTFRDSFLIFSVVPLSAVGGVFSLLLRDMNFSISAGVGFIALFGVAVLNGILLVSKFNDLLLEGITDPKERVLIGLKDRLRPVLMTSFVAALGFLPMAISSSAGAEVQKPLATVVIGGLFTATFLTLIVLPVFYTIFKKDQSESWYKKYLPENN, from the coding sequence ATGATTGAAAAGATTATAAGTTTCAGTGTACGCAATTACATTGTTGTTCTTGTTTTAACATTAATATTGATCTTATGGGGAAGTTACTCTTTGTCTGAGCTTCCTGTGGATGCAGTCCCTGATGTAACGAGCAATCAGGTAGATGTTATTACCAATAGTCCAAGTCTTGCCTCTCTTGAGATTGAGAAATTCATTACAGCCCCTATTGAAATGGCTATGTCCAATATCCCTGGGCTTATTGAAATGAGATCAACCTCTAAGTTTGGACTAAGTGTTGTAAAACTCGTCTTTACAGATAATACAGATGTTTACTGGGCAAGGCAACAAGTATTTGAAAGAATCCAGGCAGTACAGGCTGAGATTCCGGAAGAACTTGGAAAACCTTATATGGGGCCTGTTTCAACAGGTCTTGGAGAGGTATTTCAATATGTAGTAAGACCTGAAAATCCTAAAGATAAAAGTTTTTCTTTAATGGAGATCAGAACCCTACAGGACTGGAATATAAGAAAACAACTGCTGGGAATCCCTGGAATTGCGGAAGTGAGCGGTTTTGGAGGATACAAAAAAGAATACCAGGCTAAGATAAAACCAGACAGAATGAAAGCGCTGGGAGTTTCAATTGATGAGCTATTTGATGCGCTAAGCCGGGGAAACAGCAATACAGGAGGAGCATATATTGAAAAGAACAATAAAGCTTTTACCATAAGAGGAATCGGACTAGCAACAACACTTGAAGAAATTGGAAAATCAGTTGTTAAAAACAACGTGGGAGCTCCTGTATTAATAAGAGATGTAGCTGAAGTAGATTATGGTAATAGTATACGTTATGGAGCTATGACAATGAATGGGAATGGAGAGGTAGTCGGAGGTATTATCATGATGATGAAGGGTGAAAACGGAAGTGAGGTAATCGCAAGAATAAAAAGTAGAATGAAACAAATCGAAGCTTCCCTTCCCGAAGGTTTGATCATTGAACCATTCATAGATAGAGAGAAGCTTGTATCCAAGGCAATAAAGACTGTTTATACAAATCTTATCGAAGGCGCTATAATAGTAGTGCTGGTAATTCTTTTCTTCCTGGGCAATTGGAGAGCCAGTTTGCTTGCGGCTTCTGTAATTCCACTATCCATGCTTTTCGCATTCGGACTAATGAAAGAATTTGGTGTAGTTGGAAACCTGATGAGTCTTGGTGCAATCGACTTCGGTCTACTTGTAGATCCTGCCATCATCGTTGTTGAGGCTGCAGTTTTGCACCTTTCCTTAAAAATGGCCGGAAGGCAGACACAGAAAATGCGCTATGCAGAACGACAGGAAATTGTTATAAATGCTGCAACAGATGTAAAAAAATCAGTAGTATTCGGAGGCCTGATTATTCTTATTGTATATTTTCCCATACTCACGCTTACAGGTATAGAAGGTAAAATGTTTACACCTATGGCTAAAACGGTAAGCTTTGCAATCATCGGAGCGTTACTTTTATCGATCACTTATGTACCTATGATGTCTGCATTGATCATAAAACCTTCTTCCCACGAAGATCATGGAATTTCTCAAAAGCTCATCGATGCGATATACAACTTCCTTCGAAAGATCCTTGTATGGGGTATGGAAAAAAAAGCTGCAATTGTCGGATTTGCTCTTGCTGTACTTGGCGCCGGGATATTCGGATTTGCTATCATCGGTGGAGAATTTATTCCAAAACTTCAGGAAGGTGATCTTGTTATAGAAGTAAATCTTCCTGTAGGAACATCACTTTCTGAATCTTTAAAATTAAGCGACAAGATCCAGGCAGAACTCCTCAGAGAATTTCCTGAAGAGATTGAACGGATTGTTTCTAAAATCGGAACCTCAGAAGTGCCTGTAGATCCAATGCCTCTGGAAGCTCAGGAAATTGTAGTCGTATTAAAAGATAAAGAACACTGGGAAAAAGCCAAAACTCAGGAAGACCTCGCAGACCTGGTATCTGATGTAATGCAAAAGTTTCCAGGGATCGTAGTTTCAATTCAGCAGCCAATAGAAAACAGAGTAAATGAACTGATGAGTGGTGCAAGAACAGATGTTGTCGTAAAGGTTTTCGGCCCGGACCTTGATACCCTTGTGAATAAAAGCAACCAGATCATCAGCATTATAAAAGAAGTAGAAGGTGCTACTGATGTGCAGGAGAACAAAATATACGGGCTTCCTCAGATTAATATAAAATATAACAGAGATCATATGGCCTATTATGGTGTTACTGTTTCACAAATTAACAGAGCAATTCAGACAGCATTTGCGGGAGGAATTGCCGGTATTATTTACGAAAACAACAAACGTTTTGACTTAAGTGTCAGACTTTCCAGTGATGAAAGAAGCAAAACTGAAAACATCCATAATCTTCTAATTAGTGATAGAGACGGAAATCCACTTCCATTGCAGCACCTTGCAGAAATTAGCGAAGATGTAGGTCCCTCCGAAATAGGACATGAAAACCTTCAAAGGAAATCCAACATAGGATTTAACGTAAGAGGCAGAGACCTTGCCTCTGTAGTATCAGATGTGCGTAACAGAATCAATAATGAAATATTCATCCCTCAGGGTTATACAGTAGAATACGGTGGCGAATTCGAAAATTTTGAACGAGCTAAAAACAGATTATCAATAGTAGTGCCTATAGCACTATTGATCATCTTTATACTACTGTTTATTTCATTCAACACTTTCAGAGATAGCTTCCTTATATTTTCAGTTGTTCCCCTTTCAGCAGTGGGAGGAGTTTTCTCTTTATTACTCCGGGATATGAACTTCAGTATATCTGCAGGAGTAGGATTTATTGCACTTTTCGGTGTTGCAGTATTGAATGGGATCTTACTTGTAAGTAAGTTCAACGACTTGCTGCTTGAAGGAATAACAGATCCAAAAGAACGTGTACTAATCGGACTTAAAGACAGATTAAGGCCTGTATTAATGACAAGTTTTGTAGCTGCTTTGGGTTTTCTTCCAATGGCTATATCTTCCAGCGCTGGTGCTGAAGTTCAAAAGCCTCTTGCCACTGTGGTTATCGGGGGATTGTTTACTGCGACTTTCCTCACACTAATTGTATTACCCGTATTTTATACAATATTTAAGAAAGATCAATCAGAAAGCTGGTATAAAAAATACCTTCCCGAAAACAATTAA